In Myxococcales bacterium, the following proteins share a genomic window:
- a CDS encoding LysR family transcriptional regulator: MLHMPITLEQARAFDALATGGTFEAAAQALQKGHTAVVYAIKTLEADLALALLDRRGYRTRLTPAGEQVLVLARSLLAAERDFETACAELRTGWEPRVRLVFDGIFPADPILRVVHHLAKAKAKTRIDVSTAFLGGVEAAFLASNADMMISVLPPTTAGLRMVALAPIRALLVAHKSHPLCHGGRGASAATFTDEVLLTVRGSDPRLGLSTSQLTSTFSVELSDFAAKKTAIMSKLGFGWLPEHLISKELAAGVLREVRWAGTSAHEFSPRLYVRSAPKLGRAGQLFVDRLVGG, encoded by the coding sequence ATGTTACATATGCCGATCACGCTCGAACAAGCGCGCGCCTTTGACGCCCTAGCCACCGGCGGCACCTTTGAGGCCGCGGCGCAGGCGCTACAAAAGGGTCATACCGCGGTGGTCTACGCCATCAAGACCCTGGAGGCCGATCTCGCGCTGGCGCTGCTCGACCGCCGCGGTTATCGCACGCGCCTCACCCCCGCTGGCGAACAGGTCTTGGTGCTGGCGCGCAGCCTGCTCGCCGCCGAGCGCGACTTTGAGACGGCGTGTGCCGAGCTGCGCACCGGGTGGGAGCCGCGGGTGCGCCTGGTGTTTGACGGCATCTTTCCCGCCGATCCTATTTTGCGCGTCGTCCACCACCTAGCGAAGGCCAAGGCCAAGACGCGGATCGATGTCTCGACCGCCTTCCTCGGCGGCGTCGAAGCCGCCTTTTTGGCATCCAACGCGGACATGATGATTTCCGTGTTGCCCCCAACCACCGCGGGGCTACGCATGGTGGCGCTGGCGCCAATTCGCGCACTGCTCGTGGCCCACAAATCGCATCCTTTGTGCCATGGCGGCCGTGGGGCTAGCGCCGCCACCTTCACGGACGAGGTCCTGCTTACGGTGCGTGGCTCCGATCCGCGCCTCGGCCTGAGCACGTCACAATTGACCTCAACGTTTTCAGTTGAACTCAGCGATTTCGCCGCCAAGAAGACGGCGATCATGTCAAAGCTTGGGTTTGGCTGGTTGCCCGAGCACCTGATTTCGAAAGAGCTTGCCGCCGGGGTGTTGCGGGAGGTGCGTTGGGCCGGCACCAGCGCGCATGAGTTTTCGCCGCGGCTCTACGTCCGGTCCGCGCCGAAGCTCGGCCGCGCCGGGCAGCTCTTTGTCGATCGCCTCGTCGGGGGGTAG
- a CDS encoding homogentisate 1,2-dioxygenase gives MQIPYIRGKVAAQAHVGIPDGTVEEEFARNGFFGRYAHLYRTHAPVGWSRIEGPLRPRAYRASELGEAPVPGEYLAARMSMLENDDVRLHMARLDAPMPYYFRNADSDELLFVHQGAGRLETDFGPLAYEAGDYLLIPRGTTHRLHPTSATSLLVIESASEVAFPDKGMLGQHALFDPAVLRVPTPNEASSLTADARGEWEVRIQREGELTRVYYPYCPLDVVGWKGTLAPLQLNVRDIRPVSSDRYHLPPTAHCTFVAHNFVVCSFLPRPLENGDAAAMKVPFYHSNIDFDEVLFYHAGEFFSRQGITPGMLTFHPQGIHHGPQGGAAQRAAAATRTEEVAIMIDTKRPLRATKASAQVEIADYWQSWQK, from the coding sequence ATGCAAATTCCATACATTCGCGGCAAGGTGGCGGCGCAGGCCCACGTAGGCATTCCGGACGGCACCGTCGAGGAAGAGTTTGCGCGCAACGGCTTTTTTGGCCGCTATGCGCACCTGTACCGCACGCATGCCCCCGTCGGCTGGTCGCGCATCGAGGGCCCGTTGCGGCCGCGCGCCTATCGCGCCAGCGAGCTAGGTGAGGCGCCCGTGCCTGGCGAGTACCTCGCGGCACGAATGAGCATGCTCGAAAACGACGACGTGCGGCTGCACATGGCACGCCTGGACGCGCCGATGCCCTATTACTTTCGCAACGCCGACAGCGACGAATTGCTCTTTGTTCACCAAGGCGCCGGCCGCCTCGAGACCGACTTTGGGCCCCTAGCCTACGAGGCCGGCGACTACCTGCTCATTCCGCGCGGCACGACGCATCGCCTGCATCCAACCAGCGCGACGTCGCTGCTCGTCATCGAGTCGGCCAGCGAGGTGGCGTTTCCTGACAAGGGCATGCTCGGCCAGCATGCGCTGTTTGATCCGGCGGTGCTGCGGGTGCCGACGCCAAACGAGGCCTCGTCGCTGACCGCCGATGCGCGCGGCGAATGGGAGGTGCGCATCCAGCGCGAAGGCGAGCTGACGCGGGTGTACTATCCTTACTGCCCGCTCGACGTCGTGGGTTGGAAGGGCACGCTGGCGCCGCTGCAGCTCAACGTGCGCGACATCCGCCCGGTTTCGAGCGATCGCTATCACCTGCCGCCGACCGCGCATTGCACGTTTGTCGCGCACAATTTCGTCGTGTGCTCGTTTCTGCCGCGGCCGCTCGAAAATGGGGATGCCGCCGCGATGAAGGTCCCATTTTACCACTCCAATATCGATTTCGACGAGGTGCTGTTTTATCACGCGGGCGAGTTCTTTTCGCGCCAGGGCATCACCCCCGGCATGCTGACGTTTCACCCGCAGGGCATCCACCACGGGCCGCAAGGCGGGGCGGCGCAGCGCGCGGCCGCCGCGACACGTACCGAAGAAGTCGCCATCATGATCGACACCAAGCGCCCGCTGCGCGCGACCAAGGCCAGCGCGCAGGTCGAGATCGCCGACTACTGGCAAAGCTGGCAGAAGTAA
- the hppD gene encoding 4-hydroxyphenylpyruvate dioxygenase encodes MTTTPSNPTPNPLALQGIEFVEFASPDPDALHALFLDFGFSRIARHGDRAVDLYVQNDIHFLLNREPASVGAGFARLHGPSICAMGWRTQHAEGALHAGTTRGAQAAAHVDYARYGVSLPALSGIGGSLIYLIDRWSDGRLYESMGFIALDKPDLVPDKGFLTIDHLTNNVVKGTMAQWANFYKDVFGFTEVRYFDIRGAKTGLVSYALRSPCGTFCSPINEATEPTSQIQEYIDEYKGPGIQHLAFLTGDILASLRALQGSRIDFLDIDEQYYREIWQRVPGVTEDRDEIAKRAVLVDGDDDGYLLQIFTKPVVGPIFIEIIQRKNHLSFGEGNFGALFRSMERDQQRRGVLGA; translated from the coding sequence ATGACCACAACCCCAAGCAATCCCACGCCTAACCCCTTAGCGCTGCAAGGCATCGAATTCGTCGAATTCGCCAGCCCCGATCCGGACGCGCTGCATGCGCTGTTCTTAGACTTTGGCTTCTCGCGCATCGCCCGTCATGGCGACCGTGCGGTGGACCTCTACGTGCAAAACGATATCCACTTCTTGCTCAACCGCGAGCCCGCCAGCGTCGGCGCCGGCTTTGCGCGCCTGCACGGGCCCTCGATCTGCGCGATGGGCTGGCGCACGCAACACGCCGAAGGCGCGCTGCACGCGGGCACGACGCGTGGCGCCCAGGCCGCCGCGCACGTCGACTATGCGCGCTACGGCGTCTCGCTGCCGGCGCTAAGCGGCATCGGCGGTAGCCTGATCTACCTGATCGATCGTTGGAGCGACGGCCGGCTCTATGAGTCGATGGGCTTCATCGCCCTCGACAAGCCCGATCTCGTGCCCGACAAGGGGTTTCTCACCATCGATCATCTGACCAATAACGTGGTCAAGGGCACCATGGCGCAGTGGGCCAATTTCTATAAAGATGTGTTTGGCTTCACCGAGGTCCGCTATTTCGACATTCGCGGCGCCAAGACCGGCCTGGTGTCGTACGCGCTACGCTCACCATGCGGCACGTTTTGCAGTCCGATCAACGAGGCTACCGAGCCGACCAGCCAGATCCAGGAATACATCGACGAGTACAAGGGCCCAGGCATCCAGCACCTGGCATTTTTGACCGGGGACATCCTAGCGTCGCTGCGGGCGTTGCAGGGCTCGCGGATCGACTTCCTGGATATCGACGAGCAGTACTATCGCGAGATCTGGCAACGGGTGCCGGGCGTCACCGAGGATCGCGACGAAATTGCCAAGCGTGCCGTGCTCGTCGACGGCGACGACGACGGTTATCTGCTGCAGATTTTCACCAAGCCCGTCGTCGGGCCCATCTTCATCGAGATTATTCAGCGCAAGAACCATCTCTCGTTTGGCGAAGGCAATTTTGGCGCGCTGTTTCGCTCGATGGAGCGCGACCAACAGCGCCGCGGCGTGCTGGGAGCCTGA
- a CDS encoding YceI family protein — protein MGTFTPPSSEIFVYTYREGVLAAVAHDLRLRFSTFSIQEDDHEHVIVATIEATSLKVVCARQNGQDAPQVLTDSNKHDIEKNIQTSVLRGAKHPTISVSLTVRELGACLASVELCGVRRDIPVQIALDGTTRVARARLHQPDFGVKPYSAMLGALRVKPDVDIEVRLPA, from the coding sequence ATGGGCACGTTCACGCCACCTAGCAGCGAAATCTTTGTTTACACCTATCGCGAGGGCGTGCTTGCGGCTGTGGCGCACGATTTGCGCCTCCGCTTCAGCACATTCTCAATCCAAGAAGATGACCACGAACACGTGATCGTTGCCACGATAGAGGCAACGTCGCTAAAGGTGGTGTGCGCGCGGCAAAACGGTCAAGACGCGCCGCAGGTACTGACCGACAGCAACAAACACGATATCGAAAAAAATATCCAGACCTCGGTGCTGCGCGGAGCCAAACACCCGACGATTTCGGTATCGCTGACGGTGCGCGAGCTAGGTGCCTGCCTGGCGAGCGTCGAGCTCTGCGGCGTTCGCCGCGACATCCCGGTGCAAATCGCCCTCGACGGCACCACGCGCGTTGCGCGGGCCCGCTTGCACCAGCCTGATTTTGGGGTCAAACCCTACTCCGCCATGCTCGGCGCGCTGCGGGTTAAGCCCGACGTCGATATCGAAGTCCGGCTGCCGGCGTAG
- a CDS encoding CBS domain-containing protein has product MTTSPHTIGKDQPLAMAHGMMREHQIRHLPVLEGNSLVGVISDRDVALIEALRGVDPKTVRVEDAMTQDVLTVGPDAPIDDVVGEMAARKAGSAVIMQNHKVVGIFTAIDAMNALVKLLHTRLK; this is encoded by the coding sequence ATGACGACCTCGCCACACACCATTGGCAAGGACCAACCGCTCGCGATGGCGCACGGCATGATGCGCGAGCACCAAATCCGCCACCTCCCGGTCCTGGAGGGCAATTCGCTAGTTGGCGTCATTTCTGATCGCGACGTCGCGCTCATCGAGGCCCTGCGCGGCGTCGATCCCAAGACGGTCCGGGTCGAGGACGCCATGACACAGGACGTATTAACGGTTGGGCCGGACGCGCCCATCGACGACGTCGTGGGCGAGATGGCGGCGCGCAAAGCGGGCTCGGCGGTCATCATGCAGAACCACAAGGTGGTTGGCATCTTCACCGCGATCGACGCCATGAACGCGCTGGTCAAGCTGCTGCATACGCGCTTGAAATAG
- a CDS encoding alpha/beta hydrolase, with amino-acid sequence MRTSHRLASVSGRQRSRPWHGFDSLRLSGGQGQPQARELTVYLPKGYGDDPNRTYPVLYMQDGQNAFEYGPAGFGDGWDIATSMEKEVAEGRAEPAIIVAIFNDAVDRIGEYATISRDVTMGGTSMHVKGRADAYIDYVADVVRPQIEARYLTRTGRGSTALGGASMGGLVSIHGALRRPDVFGKVLASSPSLWFDKGIIDRAAASDAPLDLYLDNGGVGAEGDNAPHVDRLRDAMQKRRAATGKGNVWHSFDANAGHTEAAWRERFPGAFSALFAR; translated from the coding sequence GTGCGAACAAGCCACCGCCTCGCAAGTGTATCCGGGCGCCAGCGCAGCCGGCCATGGCATGGGTTTGATTCGCTGCGGCTCTCGGGTGGCCAGGGGCAACCGCAAGCCAGGGAGCTAACCGTCTATCTCCCCAAGGGCTATGGCGACGATCCAAATCGCACCTATCCCGTGCTCTATATGCAAGATGGCCAAAACGCCTTTGAGTATGGCCCCGCTGGGTTTGGCGATGGTTGGGACATCGCGACCTCGATGGAAAAAGAGGTGGCCGAGGGCCGCGCCGAGCCGGCGATCATCGTCGCCATCTTCAATGACGCCGTCGATCGGATCGGCGAGTACGCCACGATCTCGCGCGACGTGACAATGGGCGGCACGTCAATGCACGTCAAGGGCCGTGCCGATGCGTACATCGACTATGTCGCCGATGTCGTACGCCCTCAAATTGAGGCGCGCTACCTGACGCGAACGGGCCGTGGTTCAACCGCGCTGGGTGGGGCTTCCATGGGCGGCCTGGTGTCAATCCACGGCGCGCTGCGGCGGCCCGACGTTTTTGGCAAAGTGTTGGCGAGCTCGCCTTCTCTTTGGTTTGACAAGGGCATCATCGATCGCGCAGCGGCCAGCGACGCGCCGCTTGATCTTTATCTAGACAACGGTGGGGTTGGAGCCGAGGGCGACAATGCCCCACATGTCGACCGCTTGCGCGACGCGATGCAGAAGCGGCGCGCCGCCACAGGCAAGGGCAACGTCTGGCATAGCTTTGATGCCAACGCCGGCCACACCGAGGCGGCGTGGCGTGAACGCTTTCCGGGTGCCTTCAGCGCGCTCTTTGCGCGGTGA
- a CDS encoding dioxygenase, giving the protein MKPQPSNLPRRRFLKHTALGVIGTWVGGRLIACDMSPQGAIPDAVDAPPDGLPPTCGELTEPNIEGPFFLPDSPLRSVLVDEGTTGTRIVISGRVVSSTTCEPIEGAVLDFWSADHAGAYDNVGFELRGHQFTGAEGDYHLTSVLPGHYLNGAQYRPAHVHVKVAAPGHKLLTTQLYFAGDPFNDVDAFIRPSLIMTTTDVEGAKHATFHFVLQPL; this is encoded by the coding sequence ATGAAGCCACAACCTAGCAACCTGCCGCGACGTCGCTTTCTCAAACACACCGCGCTTGGCGTGATCGGCACGTGGGTTGGCGGTCGGCTTATCGCCTGCGACATGAGCCCGCAGGGCGCCATACCCGACGCCGTGGATGCCCCACCCGATGGCCTGCCACCAACCTGCGGTGAGCTCACGGAGCCCAATATCGAAGGCCCCTTCTTTTTGCCAGACTCGCCGCTGCGGTCGGTGTTAGTTGATGAGGGGACCACGGGCACGCGCATCGTCATCAGCGGCCGCGTAGTTTCGTCAACCACCTGCGAGCCGATTGAGGGTGCGGTGTTAGATTTTTGGAGCGCCGACCACGCGGGGGCATACGACAACGTGGGCTTTGAGTTGCGCGGCCACCAATTTACCGGCGCCGAAGGCGACTATCACCTCACCTCCGTGCTGCCTGGTCACTACCTCAACGGCGCGCAATATCGGCCTGCGCACGTCCACGTCAAGGTGGCCGCCCCTGGGCACAAGTTATTGACCACCCAGTTGTACTTTGCGGGCGATCCGTTCAACGACGTCGACGCCTTCATTAGGCCGTCGTTGATTATGACCACCACCGACGTCGAGGGTGCCAAGCACGCCACGTTCCACTTTGTGCTGCAGCCCCTGTAA
- a CDS encoding protein kinase, whose translation MTTQTVAVGARFAIQFVDEGRGMATPKHDRDAEPTSHGSGTATSTPNQTMIGGSRVQAPAGPRPVALPMGTPAHAMPQVAGAEAGFAATLAPGALQVDASGVPRAMARMESSPMLAPQEAPTPGTLLGQFELVKELGRGGMGVVYLARDLRLGRLVAIKLMTNASQTMARRLLEEAQTTAQCQHENIVIVYSADEWRGVPYLALEFLEGQSVAERLLQGPLSPRETIELLSSVARALVKAHSMGIVHCDLKPENVFCVANGQVKVLDFGISRVVAVKRNAAIQAAALNVLKVTQDDTVSGTIEYMAPEQWGVDEIDHRSDIWAVGIMAWIMLTGKHPLGEEVSLAAAVASATNLDVPLPSIATVMPALPPRLIEAIDCCLHKHKSQRFADAQALLAVLESLSPRRMSAVIDAEASPYPGIGTFQEEDSARFFGRDREIAHAVARLQETPMLVITAPSGVGKSSFLRAGVMPALKALGPWEAFIVRPGRAPIESLAAAIEPLCFARDQGGGAQLRARIATRLRQEPGFLGNLLRSRARKAGVRVALMVDQLEEVVTQCDSPAERSVFLQALAGVADDRSSPLRLLTSIRSDFIDRLSDDAPFFARVRDGLFLLPPMKPDNLREAIVRPLELTAYRLESPTMVEDMVASLAGTPGALPLLQFAAASLWEVRDTARRLLTEAAYQEMGGALGALGSHADRTLSLLSPPRQQLAKRVLQLLVSGEGTRVATTYDELVARFEANDELGAVIEHLVAGRLLVIQKGEATYVELAHEYLAQGWPTLRKWREESREDSAYLRQLASAAKQWHARDRSLGLLWTGDDAVAAQRFAARYAGELTGVEREYLQAVTAQHARTQRARRLRRLGLAAAASVVIAGLAVGLVVVKQAQGAAQAEASRAVAAESQSAARLAALEKEKADREAAEREKRAADAQLAAAQGLLSQAQLDLAAAEKTLLDSKAALSSTIAQLATGDTKSLAALSTTLGQQADAAFAQAAAATKQIAEVRRQSEDARQEAVEKTKEAAQARQDAATLKAEAEAAMALARKESERATLALAALERAERVAKEAGAVATQERKLRETEAEKARRLEQEKLTMEQELAAKQRAREQQAGSLIKDL comes from the coding sequence ATGACCACCCAAACGGTCGCGGTTGGCGCGCGGTTTGCGATACAATTTGTCGACGAGGGCAGGGGCATGGCAACACCAAAACATGATCGCGACGCGGAGCCGACGTCACACGGCAGCGGCACAGCCACAAGCACTCCGAATCAAACGATGATCGGCGGCAGCCGCGTGCAGGCACCCGCGGGGCCTCGGCCGGTGGCATTGCCCATGGGCACGCCAGCCCATGCGATGCCGCAGGTTGCCGGCGCCGAGGCTGGCTTTGCCGCGACGTTGGCTCCAGGTGCGTTGCAAGTTGATGCCTCGGGTGTGCCGCGGGCAATGGCTCGAATGGAGTCATCGCCTATGCTGGCGCCGCAAGAGGCGCCTACGCCTGGCACGCTGCTCGGACAGTTTGAGTTGGTTAAGGAACTCGGCCGTGGCGGCATGGGCGTGGTCTATCTCGCGCGCGATCTTCGTCTCGGCCGCTTGGTCGCGATCAAGCTCATGACCAACGCCAGCCAAACCATGGCGCGACGCCTGCTCGAAGAGGCGCAAACCACGGCGCAATGCCAACACGAGAATATCGTCATCGTCTACAGCGCCGATGAGTGGCGTGGCGTGCCGTATTTGGCGCTTGAGTTTCTAGAGGGCCAATCCGTTGCCGAGCGCTTGTTGCAAGGGCCGCTGTCGCCGCGCGAAACCATCGAACTACTCAGCTCGGTGGCGCGCGCCCTGGTGAAGGCGCATAGCATGGGCATTGTTCACTGCGATCTAAAGCCCGAAAACGTTTTTTGCGTCGCCAATGGCCAGGTGAAGGTGCTCGACTTCGGCATCTCCCGCGTCGTCGCGGTCAAGCGCAATGCAGCGATTCAGGCGGCGGCGCTCAATGTGCTCAAGGTGACCCAAGATGACACGGTGTCCGGCACCATCGAATACATGGCGCCCGAGCAATGGGGCGTCGACGAGATCGACCACCGCAGCGACATTTGGGCGGTTGGTATCATGGCGTGGATCATGCTCACCGGCAAGCATCCGCTCGGTGAGGAGGTCTCGCTCGCCGCCGCCGTGGCCTCGGCCACCAATCTCGACGTGCCGCTGCCGTCGATCGCGACGGTCATGCCGGCGCTGCCACCACGCCTCATCGAGGCCATTGATTGCTGCCTGCACAAACACAAGTCGCAGCGCTTCGCCGATGCGCAGGCCCTCTTGGCCGTGCTGGAGTCGCTGTCGCCGCGTCGCATGTCGGCGGTGATCGATGCCGAGGCGAGCCCGTATCCCGGCATCGGCACGTTTCAAGAAGAGGATAGCGCCCGCTTCTTTGGCCGCGATCGCGAGATTGCGCACGCGGTGGCGCGCTTACAAGAGACGCCCATGCTGGTGATTACCGCGCCCTCGGGCGTTGGCAAGTCGTCGTTTTTGCGCGCGGGCGTCATGCCGGCACTCAAGGCGCTGGGGCCGTGGGAGGCGTTTATTGTGCGTCCCGGCCGTGCGCCCATCGAGAGCCTGGCCGCGGCGATCGAGCCCTTGTGCTTCGCGCGCGATCAGGGCGGCGGTGCGCAGCTGCGGGCGCGCATCGCGACGCGGCTGCGGCAAGAGCCAGGCTTTCTCGGCAATCTCTTGCGCAGCCGGGCGCGCAAGGCGGGCGTGCGCGTAGCCTTGATGGTCGATCAATTAGAAGAAGTGGTCACCCAGTGCGACTCGCCGGCCGAACGATCAGTTTTTTTGCAGGCCTTGGCTGGCGTCGCCGATGATCGTTCGTCGCCATTGCGATTGCTAACCTCGATTCGCTCCGATTTTATCGATCGCCTTAGCGACGACGCGCCGTTTTTCGCGCGCGTGCGCGACGGCCTGTTCTTATTGCCGCCGATGAAGCCCGATAACCTGCGCGAGGCGATCGTGCGGCCGCTCGAGCTAACCGCGTATCGACTCGAAAGCCCAACGATGGTCGAGGACATGGTCGCGTCGCTCGCGGGCACGCCGGGCGCGCTGCCGCTGTTGCAATTCGCGGCGGCGTCGCTGTGGGAGGTGCGGGATACCGCGCGGCGGCTGCTCACCGAGGCGGCATACCAAGAAATGGGCGGCGCGCTCGGCGCGCTCGGCAGCCATGCCGATCGAACGCTGTCCTTGCTATCGCCGCCGAGGCAACAATTGGCCAAGCGCGTGCTGCAGCTGCTGGTCAGCGGCGAGGGCACCCGCGTCGCCACGACCTATGACGAGCTGGTGGCGCGCTTTGAGGCCAATGACGAGCTCGGCGCAGTGATCGAACACCTCGTGGCGGGACGTTTGCTTGTCATCCAGAAGGGCGAGGCGACCTACGTCGAACTCGCGCACGAGTACCTCGCACAGGGTTGGCCCACGCTGCGCAAATGGCGCGAGGAATCGCGCGAAGACAGCGCGTATTTGCGCCAGCTCGCGAGCGCCGCGAAGCAGTGGCACGCACGCGATCGGTCGCTTGGCCTGTTGTGGACCGGCGATGATGCGGTTGCGGCGCAGCGGTTTGCCGCGCGCTATGCGGGTGAGTTGACTGGGGTAGAGCGCGAGTACTTGCAGGCGGTCACCGCGCAGCACGCGCGGACACAGCGCGCGCGTCGATTGCGGCGCCTTGGCCTTGCCGCCGCGGCCTCGGTGGTCATTGCGGGCCTCGCCGTTGGCTTGGTCGTGGTCAAGCAGGCGCAAGGCGCGGCGCAAGCCGAGGCCTCGCGCGCCGTGGCCGCGGAGTCGCAGAGCGCCGCACGCCTGGCAGCGCTGGAAAAAGAAAAGGCCGACCGCGAGGCCGCCGAACGTGAAAAGCGCGCGGCGGACGCGCAGCTCGCGGCGGCACAAGGCTTATTAAGCCAGGCCCAGCTCGACCTCGCGGCCGCCGAAAAAACGTTGCTCGATTCCAAGGCCGCGTTGTCGTCGACGATCGCGCAGCTGGCCACCGGCGACACCAAGTCACTGGCCGCGCTCAGCACCACCTTGGGGCAGCAGGCCGATGCGGCATTTGCACAGGCCGCCGCGGCAACCAAGCAGATCGCCGAGGTGCGGCGCCAGTCCGAGGACGCCCGGCAGGAGGCGGTTGAAAAAACCAAGGAGGCCGCGCAGGCGCGGCAAGATGCCGCAACGCTCAAGGCCGAAGCCGAGGCCGCGATGGCGCTGGCGCGCAAAGAGAGCGAGCGCGCCACCCTGGCCTTGGCCGCGCTTGAGCGCGCCGAACGCGTCGCCAAGGAGGCCGGCGCGGTAGCCACCCAAGAACGCAAGCTGCGCGAAACCGAGGCCGAAAAGGCGCGGCGTCTTGAGCAAGAAAAATTGACCATGGAGCAGGAGCTCGCGGCCAAGCAGCGTGCGCGCGAACAGCAGGCTGGCTCGCTGATTAAGGATTTGTAG
- a CDS encoding formate--tetrahydrofolate ligase — MDLRALAIESGFATEYHTPYGDWAIKLRADSVPPVAGAQGTLVLVSAMSPSPTGEGKTTATIGLTDALRLRGQRAIAALREPSMGPVFGAKGGGTGGGKATIEPAARINLHFTGDFHALTAAHNLIAAVVDNHLHFRSELGLLAKRVVWPRVLDVNDRALRNISIGMGGTGDGVMRQASFEITAASELMAILALAKDSDDLAARLARIVVGYRGDGSAVRLAELAMTPALLALLADALEPNLVRTQGGSPALVHAGPFANIAHGASSIRATRLGLATHDWVVTECGFGFDLGGEKFMHIVAAAGGFAPSAVVLVATIKALRYHGGVAAGEMLVPNAAAVARGLANLTKHIQNARLLGVAPIVAINRFESDAVDELALVRAHCEALGVALAVCTHFGDGAQGALALADAVIEAARGGSPAGIKRLFAPQAEVTEQLSQIATQLYGASGVDYAAQAQSDLAAIARARGADPSLAVCIAKTQYSFSDDPKRVGGPTAQPLHVARVQWAAGAGFAVAVCGDISRMPGLPRAPQGLGGL, encoded by the coding sequence ATGGACCTGCGCGCCTTGGCGATCGAAAGTGGATTCGCGACCGAATATCACACGCCGTATGGCGACTGGGCGATCAAGCTGCGCGCCGATAGCGTGCCGCCGGTCGCGGGCGCCCAGGGAACGTTGGTATTGGTTTCCGCGATGTCGCCGTCGCCAACTGGCGAAGGCAAGACCACCGCGACGATTGGGCTTACGGACGCATTGCGCTTGCGGGGGCAGCGCGCGATCGCCGCGCTACGCGAACCATCTATGGGGCCCGTCTTTGGCGCCAAGGGTGGCGGCACCGGCGGCGGCAAGGCCACCATCGAGCCGGCGGCGCGCATCAATCTCCATTTTACCGGCGATTTTCACGCTCTAACGGCGGCGCACAACCTGATCGCCGCGGTCGTCGACAATCACCTGCATTTTCGCAGCGAGCTGGGCTTGCTTGCCAAGCGCGTCGTATGGCCGCGCGTGCTCGACGTTAACGACCGCGCGCTGCGCAACATTTCGATCGGCATGGGCGGCACGGGCGATGGCGTCATGCGCCAAGCCTCATTCGAAATCACCGCGGCGTCCGAGCTGATGGCGATCTTGGCGCTCGCCAAGGATAGCGACGATTTGGCGGCGCGGCTGGCCCGCATCGTCGTCGGCTATCGCGGCGATGGCAGCGCGGTCCGCCTCGCTGAGCTGGCGATGACGCCAGCGTTGCTCGCCTTGCTCGCGGACGCGCTGGAGCCGAACCTGGTGCGCACGCAGGGCGGCTCGCCGGCCTTGGTGCACGCCGGCCCATTTGCCAACATAGCGCACGGCGCCAGCAGCATTCGCGCGACGCGGCTGGGGCTAGCAACGCACGATTGGGTAGTCACCGAATGCGGCTTTGGCTTTGACCTGGGCGGCGAAAAGTTCATGCACATCGTCGCGGCAGCCGGGGGGTTCGCGCCAAGCGCGGTTGTGCTCGTGGCGACGATCAAGGCGCTGCGGTATCACGGTGGCGTCGCGGCGGGCGAGATGCTGGTGCCCAACGCCGCCGCCGTCGCGCGCGGGCTTGCCAACCTTACCAAGCATATCCAAAACGCGCGCCTGCTCGGCGTCGCCCCCATCGTGGCGATCAATCGCTTCGAAAGCGATGCGGTGGATGAGTTGGCCTTGGTGCGCGCTCATTGCGAGGCGCTCGGGGTGGCGTTGGCGGTGTGCACGCATTTTGGTGATGGCGCACAAGGAGCCCTGGCCTTGGCCGACGCCGTGATCGAGGCCGCGCGCGGCGGCTCGCCGGCCGGGATTAAGCGGTTGTTCGCACCCCAGGCCGAAGTTACAGAGCAGCTGTCGCAGATCGCGACGCAGCTCTATGGCGCGAGTGGCGTCGATTATGCGGCGCAAGCGCAGTCGGACCTGGCGGCGATTGCGCGCGCTCGCGGCGCTGACCCCTCGCTCGCGGTGTGCATTGCCAAGACGCAATATTCATTTTCCGACGATCCCAAGCGCGTCGGCGGGCCAACCGCGCAGCCGCTGCACGTGGCGCGCGTGCAATGGGCGGCTGGTGCGGGCTTTGCCGTGGCGGTGTGCGGCGACATTTCGCGCATGCCGGGGTTGCCGCGCGCGCCGCAAGGCCTGGGCGGCCTGTAA